DNA sequence from the Halorubrum sp. BOL3-1 genome:
GCCCGTTCACGGTTGGATTCAACGATAACGTAGGGGATGTCATTGGCTTCGAGTTCTCTTATGAGTTCGTCGGCTCGTGTCGTGTTCGAACAGATCACGATGTGGTTAGTGAGGGCCGTCTCCAGTTCCGATGGCGCTGTCGTAGAGAGAGCGCTCTCCACGAGTGGTGCCACGAACACGGGCAGTGCACCAACGAGCAGTACCATCCCAAGTAGGTCGGTCACGGTGATGAACAGGTGCATCTCCGCGCTTTCCCACGGTGAATCCCCACCGAATCCAGTCGTGGTAAACATCTCGACAGCGAACTGAAGCGAATCGAGAAATGTCCGTGGCCGTCCCTCGTAGACACGCATACCGATCTGATATCCCTTCGCAGTCAGTACGATCGCCGCAGCTAGAAGGACGAGGTATCCCAAGGCGCGTCGTTTCCATGTGTCCATAGCTATTGGTAATAGAAATCGGAGATAGACGTATGTGAATTCTCATATCTCTTTACTGTTCTGCCGTTTGAACGACTGATAGCAAAGAACTCAGTACAAGACTCGTGCCCTCCATCTTACACGCTAACTTGCCACAATATTACTAATCTGATAGCTGTTCCACCAGATGAGACAAGAGCTCCTCAACAACTCGACGAGTGGGCCTGACATCCGCCGGTTTGGAAGCGACAACCGCGTCGATTGTCGAGCGATCGGCCGTAGTCCCACGTTTTGGGGTTGCGGCCCCTATCTCGACATGTGGTCTGACCGTCCCAAACACGTGACCGCCGGGGTGGATACGCCAGCGTTGAGTGATAGATGGGATCAGCGCGAAGAACCCGAATATGCTACAAGGTTCTTAGAGTGGACATTGTGCCGTCCAAACCGCTCTCTCCTCCGATTTGTACCTGTATCATCCCGTAGGCCACACCCACCGACCGGAAAGTAAACTTGGGAGGAGTGTAACCACAGAGACATCCGATTGATTTAGTACTCCTATGTCGCCCGACTCTACCCAACCAGACCGATTGCGGGAGGTGCTTGAGGACTTCGTGGACAGCCTCGGCACTAGTGCTTCCGACGCCCACCTCGTTGAACGGGTTCTCGCAGGCGAGGAAACGCTCACGATCGACGCGCTAAGCAATCAGCCCGAGGAGTGGACTGAAGGGAATCTCATCTGGCCGTTGCTCGAGGCCGTCGGACTGAACCGTGAACCGGGTCGTCCCGCTAGCCAACGATCAGCTGCTGGCACGACTCAACGGGAGGCCCCTGATTTCCGTCTGGTCGAACGCGGCGGTGAATTCGTTCTAATCGGGGAAAACAAGTCTCCGAACAAGATCGAACGTGCCGAACAGGAGCTCGTCGGCGACTATCTCTCAAACAAGGCCTGGCCTGACTACGGGATCGCCACTGATGGATTCGAGTGGGTAGTCTATCGTGCCGAGCACGGAGGTGACTTCCTCGAATTCAGTGAGGTAGAGCGTGTGGACCTCCGACCAGTCATCAACGCTATTGCCCGTGACCTCGGGTACTTGGGGTCTGGCAGTGTAGATGATGTCGATATCGAGGAGACGCTGGAAACGTTCGTCTCGGTGTTCAACCCGGAGGGCCTACACACGCTCCTGACCCAGACTGCTCCAAAAGAATTCCGCGACACTCGGAGCGCGGACATCGAGGAGTTCTACGAGCTGTACATCGAACTGTTGTTCGGCGAGAGCGATGAACACGAGTACGACACGTGCCTCCGTGATGACATCCAGGCTCCACCGACGGCAACTGAGGAGGACCAAGACCTGTTTGCTGTCACATTGATGAATCGGCTACTGTTCATCAAGTTCCTCGAAACGCGTGATGTCCTCCCAGACGGCTTCCTGCGGACACTAGTGCGAGACTACGAAGACAATGCCGAGTCGATCCCCGGAACGCTCTACGAGGCGTATATCAAGCCGCTGTTCTACGATCTGTTCAATACAGACGAAGGTGAGCGCCGTCCAAAACTCCGAACGGGCCGATACGCAGATGTGCCGTATCTGAACGGTGGGCTCTTCCGTGAAAACGTCCCGAACGAGTCGCAGTACAACCTCGTGGACCGGACGCTCCCGACGGTCATCGAGGACCTCATCGAGGGGCACCGGTTGGAGATGAGCGGCCAGAACTTCGATCCGGCGATCCTCGGAAGCGTGTTCGAGAAGACGATCAACCACATCGGCGGCGAGGAAGGCCGCCAGAAAGAGATCGGCGCGTACTACACGCCCAACGACGTGACGCGCCATCTCTCCGAGCAGACGGTTGATCCGAAGGTGAAGGACCTCTTCATTGAGGCGTTCGTCAAGCACTCTGACGACGACGCCGAGGAGTACGTCCGCAGCCAGATCGAGCAGACAGACCTCAGTGAGATCCTGCGGCACGTCGAAGACGGCGCAGCGATGTACGGTGCGAACCCGAGCGCGTTAGAGGACGTCCTCGACCGGCTCACAGACCTGACCATTCTCGACCCAGCGTGCGGCTCTGGGCACTTTCTGACGACAGCAATGGAAGAGCTCCACCAGGTACAACTCTCGCTCCTGCGTGGGCTCAACGGCGGCGAAGAGCCGTCGCCCCAGGAACGATACGACGCGAAGCAGGAGCTCGCACTCCACGCCATCTACGGCGTCGACGTGGACGACGTCGCCGTCGAGATCGCGAAGCTTCGGATCTGGCTGAAGATCATTGAGGGGAACAGCTGGAACGAGGAGTTCGGACGGCTCCCCAACATCGATGTGAATATCGTCGCCGGCAACTCTCTCGTTGGCTTCCCGGTCAGGGGGGATGTACAGACACAGTTCGGGGCTATCGATGAGCGGCTCCCGACGCTCGCCAAAAAGCGCCGTGCCTACAAGTTCGAGAACAAGGGCACGCGCCAAGAGGTGATGGAACTCGAACAACGGATCCGCAAGGACCGTGATGAGAAGTTCCTCCGAAACCTAACTCACACGTTTGAGTCGGAGGTGACCAGCGTTGAGGAGTTTGATGCCCTCGTTGGGTCGATCCCCGGCGGCGAGTTCCACCCGACCGTGCAGTCTGTGAAGGTTCAGCGGTGGGATGAAGACGGCGACACGATCGCCCTCTCTGAAGAAGACAAGGAACTGCTTGCTGATTCCGGGTTCGAGTGGCAAGAGTGGCGGAACACGAACAAGAGCGCGACACTCGACGTCGGGGAGCGCATCCAAAACGCCGGCGGCGCACGTGGCGAGCTCGCAGAACACCAAGACATCGTCGACGACCTCCGCCAGCTCCTCGACGCCGGGTTCATCTTCGACGCTGTCAACCGGCAGCCGACACGGTATGACCTCGACCATATCTCGGGGAAGCCGTTGCACTGGGACATCGAGTTCCCCGAGCTGCTCCCACTCGAGGAAGCCAACGGGATGCACCCCGAGATCGAGTTTGATATCGTCATCGGCAACCCGCCCTACGGCGATATCCTCAACCGGCTGTGTTGAATCGCCATACGGCGGCAGGGTAGGTCGCTAAATCAAAGGAGCTGAAGCGGGAAACTGCGGTTGTCTATGACGCAAATCTCCCGCTTCATCGGGGAAGTTGTGCCGGTTGCTCAAAGAGTTACTGGCGATGGAGGCGAATCCGCCGCCCCGGAAGGCGGCGGCGGATTCGCCGACTACGCACTCGTTTCCCTCCACTGTCTGCGAATTTACCTCGACACATCCTATCGGATGACAATCGACCTACTCAAAGAGATGCCACAAATAATTGGGGAGATCGGCCTTGACGCGGCCGATCTCCCCGTGCCGTCCACGTTGTGTAAGGCGTTCGACCGGATCAGTATGAGCGTCTGTCGAGTGCTGCTGCGCCAGTCGGCGCAGCTGCACGATCTCTCCGAACACGCCGCGATCGACGCCACATTCTACGAACGCTCAGCAGCGAGCCGCCACTACTGCCAGCGAATCAGCTACCACGTTCAGAAGCTGAAAGTCACGAAACTCGTCGATACAGCGTCTCAAGCTGTCCTTGACGTTCACTGCTCAACCAACCGGGAAGGAAGTGACGCAGATCTCGCTGAGCAGATCGCCCGCCGGAACGCGGGCGATCTGCGGTCTCTCGCTGCCGATAAGGGCTACGACAAGCAATCGCTCCGCGAAGGATTACGCGATCTCAGTATCAGACCGCTGATCAAGCACCGCATCTTCGCACCGTACGACCACGCACACAACGCCAGAATCGACGATAACCGCTACAATCAGCGCTCTATGACCGAAACCGTGAACTCGGCTATGAAGCGCTCGCTCGGCTTCGCCGTGCGAGCGCGGTCGTGGTTCCGCGAGTTCCGTGAGATCGCTCTGATGTGTATGGTCTACAACATCAAGCGCTTTGTCAAACAGTGAATCTCTACGCCTTACAGCGATTCAACACAGCCCCTCAACCAGAATGAGGAGATGTTCACCGCGCCGTACCTCACTGGGTCAGTAAACGATGTCTCAGCGCCGTTCGTCGAACGCCAGCTACAACTGACGGCCGAGCATGGCTACTTCGGGAACGTCACGACCCTCCGGCTGATCTATCAGTCGTCGCTTGAGGAGTTCCACGATCTTCTCCGTTCCACGCTCGATCCCGCACGTGTGGCCTGTTTCGGGATGTGGGGACGGGTCGGCGTCTTCGAAAACGCCCTGGTCCGTGTTGCGCTCCTTTCGGGGCAGAAGAACACAGAGACGACAGGGACCATCCACACAAGCGACTTCACCGTGTTCAACCGAGACAACAGACAGCATCGCTTCGAGAGTCTCGAATACAGTCCGGTCGATGGCCTGATCCTCCGAGACCGGATCGGAGGTGACGGTTCTGGTGGCCCGCTGCTCCCGAAGATCGGCGGAGACGTGAAGAGAGACATCTTGCTACAGCTGAAAGGCTACTCCCACACCATCTTCGAGGACAAGTACGAACAGGATCCAACCGGAGAGGACGAGCACCCTGTATGGCGGCGCGAGGGAGCGGGATACTGGATCAATCCGATGATGGAAGAGTTATACGAGGCACGTGAAGTTGAGCCGGTATTCTTTGAGTCAGAATTGGAGCAGAAGACGGCATTCTTAGTGCTGAACTCCTCGCTGTACTACGTCTATTGGATGACGTACGGGAATCAGCATCACCACAATTGGACGCAGCTCTCGGCGTTCCCCTGGCCCGATGAATCCGTGGTGGAGGAGTACGAAGACGAGATTGTCGAACTCGCAGACACGCTCTGGTCGCAGATGAAAGACGGATTCAGTGGATCGAGCTTCCGGATGACTCCACTCCGGCCGATCGTCGACGACATCGATGTGCTGATGGGTGAGTTGTACGACCTGACGGACGAACAGGTTGTGTACACACAGAGCTATCTCACCGACCTCGGTGAGGGGAGTGCTCGGGCAGGGGGCGGCGATGAAGATCTCACCTACAGCCCGGTTGTTGCTGAGACGGATTAGTTGTATACCCCTTCCTCGGACACCATACGCTCTCACAGAGGCTGCTACCGCGGGGCAGTGTTGGTTAATTCCGGGTGTTGTAGTTAAGACCTCTCACCGGCACCACGAGCGCCCAGCGGTTGATCGCCTCCAAGAGCATCAGGCGTCATCGGGAGCGGACTCGGTGTCGTCTCGCTCGTCTGGAACACACCCGAACTGTGAGGACCGGTGTCGACGTCGCCACAAGCGTCGCGAGAGGCAGAGTCGAGACCCTGCTCAACATAGAGGTACCGATCTCCAGACCGTGACGAGGTGGCGAGCAAGGAAGAGTTTTCCCGCGCCTTCACGCGCGCAAGGCCGGGCGAGCAGTGCGCCGGGGAGCGCTGCGAGAAAGGAGGTACAGTCAGGCGGGAGCAGCGTCGTCAGCCGAGTGGGGCGTCGAGATCTCGAGACTGACCTCGATAGTGTCGTAGGGCACGAACGCGCGCTTCGCCCGGCCAGCCTGCTCGAAGTGGACAATGTCGTACTCGGCAAGCACTTGGAGGTCGTCATGGACGGTCTTGACGTCACGGTCGAGTCGGTCGGCCAGCTGGCGGATGCTGTCCGGACGCTCGGCCATGATGCTCCGGAGGAGCTCGACCCGACGGTCGGTGAGGAGCGCCCGGAGGTCACTCGGGTTCTGGAAGTTGATGACGTGCGGCACCTCTTCGCCGGCTTCCCAGCGGTCGAGCCGGTCGAGCGCCTCCTGGCGGTGCGCCTGTTCGGAGTCGGACGTGATCCGGAGCACCGAGGGGTAGTCTTCGAGGTCGCGGTCCTCAAGGAAGCCCGCCTCGGCTTCGACGTCGTCCATCACGATCTCCTCGTCACCGGGGTCGGTGCTGTTGATGTCGTCGGTGTCGTCGGGCGTGTTGGTGTTGGATTCGTCGGGCATGGTGGGTCACCTCTTACGGCGGTCGTCCATCTCGGTGTGGAACTCCTGGATGTGGGCTTTGAGACCGGTGTACTCGATGTCGTCGTAGACGCCATCGGGCGTGTGGTAGTGGTGACGATCAACGTTGGGATGATCCGGGAAGTTGTCGAACCGCAGGAGGGTTCGACCATCTTCGGCCATGTACTGGAACCGGTACTTGACCCCCTCGGGGTAGTCGTCGCTTTTGGGGACCCCGGTCGCGATCATCTCGTACCGGGAGCCGTCGTCGAACGTATCCTCGTCTTCGTAGATGACCGTCGATCCCATCTATGCTACCTATGTTGGTGTAACGGGTCAACATACAATAATCTTCCTGTTGGTGTCTGACACCAACGAACCGGTGGCAGGCGTCAGTCCTTGCTATTCGGGGCGCTGGCGCTTACCACCTCGGCGGCCACGACCTCGATACCGACACCGGAAGCGTGGTGTGTTCTTAACCTACAATCTGCTGTCCCCCGACCAACTGTTGGTTAAGCTTCCTCGCTGTGAGGAATGGTTCGCAGAAGACAGCGTCAGAAGAGGCGGCGTTCCGGTGTCTCGGAGGTGTCGTCTTCGGGTGGGCTCCCCCGACTTATACCGGAGACATTTTTACTCGGAAGATTTATTACAACCCCCTCGCTCTCCGGGCTGTCTCAGTCACGGACGACGTCACCTGGAAAGAAGGGGCAGTCGCCCCATCGCTCTTCTCTCGACATCATCAGTACCCACCCGCTCGCAACCACTTGTAGTTCGGTATTGTTCAAAGAGCAGTTGTCCTGATGAGTTGCTCGTGAACACAATTAACCCCTCAACGCGAGAATGTGAGTTATGGCCCCTGACGAGGAGGAACTGGTAGTAGTGAAAGAAGGTGAGATGCTTCCGGACGAGCGGGAGGTTATTGCCGAACGCATCGAGTTGCTTGAGGAAGCTGACGAAGGTGATTTCCTCACTGTCGACGAGGTTGCGACAGAGCTCGAAATCGATCTTGACAGCTGAGTGTGTTGCGTCGGCAGATGGACCCATTCACTTTCGCACGTGACGGGCGAGCTGCGGGGACTGATCGGTATCCCGAATCTGTTACCAGTAGATTTGTAGAAATAGGGACCGCGTCGCTCAGCTCAGAGGACACGGTTCGTGATGGTGACCGCAGCGCTCAGTGCGAAAACGAGATTATCAAACTGACAGAGGTGTTGCTCGTGATTATTGCGCTAATCGGGTCGAGCCACCAGGGTGAAGCTCTCAATAGTCTCCGGCAGAGTCGAACACGTCGGTGAAATCCTGAAGAATATCTTGTGACGACTTCCCATCAGCACGAGATGGGATTGGATCTTCCCAGCATTCGATCTCGAGTGTTTGTGCGTCCGATATCGGATGCGGATCAGTTGTCACATTGAGAATTGCCGTATGATAGATAGCAAGGAGTCGGTGATCATGGACACTAACGTGATCGATGCCAGCCCGATTCAGAACTGCTGGAATATCTGTGGGGCCAGAGAGAGATACCGAGACGGTTGGAGAATCCGGGTCACCCATACCATCGATTCTCAGACGGATAAACCATCTGTGCTGGAGAGCCTCGAGATACTCGCGTTGATCGTTAGACAAACGCCTGCGTCCGCTCTGCTGTGTGCTTGCTGACGACCTCGGTGACACCCTCGCGATCAAGCATCGCTTTGTGGAGCGCTTCCTCGATTGTTCTCAGCTCGCTTATTTCGTCGGCATCGTCGATTCCTTCCTCCCATGCTTCGCGTTCACCGGGTCGGAAGACTCCACGGTCGTCGAGCGCGGCGACCAGCTCAGACAGATCCTCGGAATACGCAGACAACTGCGCCATATCCCATTTTCCATTCTGTATCTGGCTTAGGTCTTTCTTTCAGACTCGAATTCGTTCACTGTGATGTCCAGTGGAGTCCAGCAGACGATTAGTGAGCAGTACGTGAGAAAACTGGTCCCCCAACTGGGTTGGTACTCTTGATCGGTAGCTCGAGAACACCCACGTCAGGGCCGACGTCGACCGTGGCGTGTCTCGCCTCCTCGTCACATCGCCGGACCGACTCACCGGTCAGATCTCGAGCGCGTGTGATACGACTGTCCAGACTTGAACTCAGTGAGTTCCTCGATTCGGGATTCGAGCTCTTCGACTTCGTCGCGAAGTTGGTCGGCGTCGTCAGCATCGCTCGCCGCAAGCTGGTCTTTCAGCCCTTGGAGCCGTGTTTCCTTGCGATCTTCATCCACCTCGGCTTTCCGAACGTACTCGGTTTCTTCAGTCTCATAGACGTCGCTTTCGGCGACGTCGGTAACCTCAAGCGCATCGTCAACCTTCCCGCGGTCAACGCTCACCACCCGGTCACGGTCGATCCCGGCTGCTTCAAGCGTGTCCAGCACTTTGTCGTCGTCTTTAAGCGAGCGGTTCGTCCGAGCAGTCCGCTGGACCGAGCCGTACGATCCCGAGACAGGCCGGTCGTGATGGAGTCGATCTAAGAGCGTGTCAGCAATCTCCTTGCGGAGGTCGTCGGCATTCCGTTGGACGTCCGAGAGCAGGGTATACAGGTCGATGAGTACCCCTGTCTCCACCGCTTCAAGTGCTGTAACCTCGTGACGTTCCAGTGCGTCGACGAGCAAGAGCGCATCCGCGTAGACATCAAGATCGGGCTCTGTTCGCTCGTCGGGATCTGGGTCAGGAGGCGCGCCCTCATCAAGTAACAGTGAGGTGGTTGGCTCTTCGGTCTCGATAATCACACCTCGGTCGTCGTTCACCTCGAATCGTGGATGGAGACTCAATACCGTCGGGTATGGATCCGCATCGGGTGGGAGCCGATCGAGGTCGAATCCGCCGGTAGAGTCGGATACCCGCCGATATAGCGTCTCGAACTGGTCTTGCTGGAGCGGTCTCGACTCACCGTTGTCTGTGAACCTGATGATGACACGGTGTTCCTGAACACCAGTGATCTGAAACCGGTCGTTCGAGAGTGGTGTCCGGAACGTGGCCCCTTCCGGAAGCTCATCTAACCGCTCAAGGAGATTATGCCAGCCAACCCGAAACGACATATTCGTACTGAAACAGTCGGCGATTAAATGTTTGAGGTTGCTTACCACAGCTGTATCCGAGTGCGTGAACTCTCCGGTGAATTCACGGGACGGCGCTAACGTGAGACCCACAATAATTGCTAGTTACCCACTCTGGAGGCCGTAGGTCACCCAAATACGAATCCTGAGGCTACATGATAGTAATTAGAAATATGTCTGACGCTCGGCGTGAGTATTAAGACGGAGGCCGGCGCAACATCGCAGTATGCACGGCTAGGCGATGTCAATAATGGGGGTAAGATCCCCTGGTGGCAGCAGGGGCCGCTTGGGAAGGGACAGGATGGCACCTGTCCGAAGGATGTCTCGTATCCTTCTTTTCTTCCGAAGTGGTCTTAATGGTTGCGGTGGTGAGAGTCATCTCCGGCTTTCGCCGATAATCCCACCTGCTGTCTCTGAGACGGCCGATTACCGGATTTCGGCCGTAGCGTCGAGCACGTGCGCGGAGAGCGCACTATGCAGGACCACCCGGCTCATGGAGGTGTGCCAGCGGCGTGAGTCGCTTCGCTGTCGTTGGCTGTTCCAACTGTGGTCAACACTGGGTCATCGAGGACAGTGTCAGTAACAGCGCTGCTGGCCGGCGTGAGTGTCTCCGCTGTGGGAATCAGTATTCAGATGATCAGTTGCGACGTCGAGCGAGAGCAGACACGTGGGAGGCCGCTGTTGAGCAACGGTCGGCACTTCTCGCGAGCGCTCGTAGTGCCAGCGCTGAGTTCGACGAGGTCGGCCGCTACGCCGAGCTTGAACACGAGTGGGACCGCGACCTCGTCGGCGAGCCGCTCGGCGTCCAAGTGCTTACAGGGGCCTTTTCGGACGACCAGCATCTTGACGCGGCACAAGGAGAGACAGACGACGGGAGCGATCACACTCCTCGGCAGCTAGGAGATCTCCGCTGTGGCGAGGACGCGGGTCTCTGGATGGTCCAGCAGTACCCGGCCGTGTCATCGGGGACAGTACGCCTCGATGAGGAGAGTCGGCCGGGTGAACTCTGGCAGCGTCTTGTGGCTGTCCTCGAAGCCGATATTGCGCTCGCCGTGCGCGAACTCGTCGGTGGTGTTGCTGATGGAGTTGCCTGGCAGACGCTCGAAGCGATCATCGACGATCAGCTCGGGACCGTCGATCAAGAGGCGCTTCCAGACGCAGCGAGTCTGAACGGGTCAATCGTTGCGTCAACGCTGTTGAGCCTGTGTAACGACGTCGAGTCCGAGCAGCATCAGCAGGCGCTCGAACTGCTCGAGAGCTTTGGAAGCGCAGAGTTCGGTCCGCTTGGTATCGGTTTCAATGGTGAGCTAGAGGACGTCCGTCGGATTGTGAAGCCGTTGCTCGCCGCCG
Encoded proteins:
- a CDS encoding DNA methyltransferase, which encodes MLEDFVDSLGTSASDAHLVERVLAGEETLTIDALSNQPEEWTEGNLIWPLLEAVGLNREPGRPASQRSAAGTTQREAPDFRLVERGGEFVLIGENKSPNKIERAEQELVGDYLSNKAWPDYGIATDGFEWVVYRAEHGGDFLEFSEVERVDLRPVINAIARDLGYLGSGSVDDVDIEETLETFVSVFNPEGLHTLLTQTAPKEFRDTRSADIEEFYELYIELLFGESDEHEYDTCLRDDIQAPPTATEEDQDLFAVTLMNRLLFIKFLETRDVLPDGFLRTLVRDYEDNAESIPGTLYEAYIKPLFYDLFNTDEGERRPKLRTGRYADVPYLNGGLFRENVPNESQYNLVDRTLPTVIEDLIEGHRLEMSGQNFDPAILGSVFEKTINHIGGEEGRQKEIGAYYTPNDVTRHLSEQTVDPKVKDLFIEAFVKHSDDDAEEYVRSQIEQTDLSEILRHVEDGAAMYGANPSALEDVLDRLTDLTILDPACGSGHFLTTAMEELHQVQLSLLRGLNGGEEPSPQERYDAKQELALHAIYGVDVDDVAVEIAKLRIWLKIIEGNSWNEEFGRLPNIDVNIVAGNSLVGFPVRGDVQTQFGAIDERLPTLAKKRRAYKFENKGTRQEVMELEQRIRKDRDEKFLRNLTHTFESEVTSVEEFDALVGSIPGGEFHPTVQSVKVQRWDEDGDTIALSEEDKELLADSGFEWQEWRNTNKSATLDVGERIQNAGGARGELAEHQDIVDDLRQLLDAGFIFDAVNRQPTRYDLDHISGKPLHWDIEFPELLPLEEANGMHPEIEFDIVIGNPPYGDILNRLC
- a CDS encoding IS5 family transposase encodes the protein MTQISRFIGEVVPVAQRVTGDGGESAAPEGGGGFADYALVSLHCLRIYLDTSYRMTIDLLKEMPQIIGEIGLDAADLPVPSTLCKAFDRISMSVCRVLLRQSAQLHDLSEHAAIDATFYERSAASRHYCQRISYHVQKLKVTKLVDTASQAVLDVHCSTNREGSDADLAEQIARRNAGDLRSLAADKGYDKQSLREGLRDLSIRPLIKHRIFAPYDHAHNARIDDNRYNQRSMTETVNSAMKRSLGFAVRARSWFREFREIALMCMVYNIKRFVKQ
- a CDS encoding transcriptional regulator, with the translated sequence MPDESNTNTPDDTDDINSTDPGDEEIVMDDVEAEAGFLEDRDLEDYPSVLRITSDSEQAHRQEALDRLDRWEAGEEVPHVINFQNPSDLRALLTDRRVELLRSIMAERPDSIRQLADRLDRDVKTVHDDLQVLAEYDIVHFEQAGRAKRAFVPYDTIEVSLEISTPHSADDAAPA
- a CDS encoding DUF6516 family protein, whose protein sequence is MGSTVIYEDEDTFDDGSRYEMIATGVPKSDDYPEGVKYRFQYMAEDGRTLLRFDNFPDHPNVDRHHYHTPDGVYDDIEYTGLKAHIQEFHTEMDDRRKR